The DNA region GACGTCGCGGCCGCCCACACCGCCAATGTCACCATGGTGGTGTGCTCCACCGCGCTGATCGGCCTGGCGCGCCGCATGGAGGAGCGCTGGGGCATCCCGTATTTCGAGGGCTCGTTCTACGGCATCACCGACACGTCGGAATCGTTGCGGCGGCTGGCCGCCATGCTGGTCGAGCGCGGCGCGCCGGCCGACCTTATCGAGCGCACCGAAGCGCTGATCGCGGCCGAGGAGGCGCGCGCCTGGGCGCGGCTCGAGCCGTTCCGCGACCGGCTCGCCGGCAAGCGCGTGCTGCTGAACACCGGCGGCGTCAAGTCGTGGTCGATCGTCGCGGCGCTGATGGAGCTCGGCATGGAGTTCGTCGGCACCTCGGTCAAGAAATCGACCGTCGAAGACAAGATGCGGGTGCAGATCCTGATGCGCGAGGAGGCCCACGCCTTCGAGGGCATGGCGCCGCGCGACCTCTACGCCCAGCTCAAGAGCGGCGGCGCCGACATCATGCTGTCGGGCGGGCGCACCCAGTTCATCGCGCTCAAGGCGCGCGTGCCCTGGCTCGACATCAATCAGGAGCGCATCCACCCCTATGCCGGCTATGACGGCACGGTGGAGCTGGTGCGCCAGATCGCCATCTCGCTCGGCAATCCGGTGTGGGACGAGGTGCGCACGCCCGCGCCGTGGGACAATGAAGGGCGGCTCACCGATCGCCACGTCAGCCATTTCACCATGGATGACGACAGCGACGCTGCCGACCCCACCTTCGCCGCGCGTCACCGCCGCAAGTTCGCCAATTCCCGCGTCGACAACACCGACCCCGAATATCTCGCCCATCACCGCAAGAAGTTCGCCGGACGCGACGCCGACGACATCGGGGACGATTGAGCCATGACCGACGCGCCCTCCAAGCTCACCACCGTCGCCAAGGCCGCTGCGGTCAATCCGCTGAAGTCGTCGCAGCCGCTCGGCGCGGCGCTGGCCTTTCTCGGCGTCGACAACGCCATGCCGCTGTTCCACGGCACCCAGGGCTGCACCTCCTTCGCGCTGGTGCTGATCGGCCGGCACTACAAGGAAGTGATCCCGATCCAGACCACGGCGATGGACGAGGTTTCGACCATCCTCGGCGGCGCCGACCATCTCGAGGAGGCGCTGCTCAATCTCAAGAAGCGCACCAATCCGTCGCTGATCGGCGTCTGCACCACGGCGCTGGTCGAAACCCGCGGCGAGGATTTCGCGGGCGACCTCAAGCTGATCGCCGAGCGCCGCGGCGACGTGCTGGCCGGCACCGAGATCGTGCTGGCGCACACGCCGGATTTCGCCGGCTCGATCGAGGAGGGGTGGGCGAAGGCCGTCACCGCCATCATCGAGGGCGTGGTGCCGCAGGGCGCGCCGGCGCGGGTGGCGCCCGAGCGCATCAACATCCTGCCCGGCAGCCACCTGACGGTGGCCGACCTCGAGGCGATCCGCGACACGGTGGAGGCGTTCGGCCTGGAACCGACCATCCTGCCCGACATTTCCGGCTCGCTCGACGGCAAGGTGGCCGAGCGCTGGGTGCCGACGGCCAATGGCGGCACGGCGGTGGAGGACATCCGCACCATGGGCGGCGCCGTGCACACCATCGCCATCGGCGAGCACATGCGC from Blastochloris tepida includes:
- the nifE gene encoding nitrogenase iron-molybdenum cofactor biosynthesis protein NifE translates to MLKDKIKAAFNEPACPTNRAKAAKERAKGCAKPLTPGAAAGGCAFDGAKISLQPITDAAHLVHGPLACEGNSWDNRGSGSSGPDIWRRSFTTDLTELDIVTGQGEKKLYKAIREISQRFKPAAVFVYSTCVTALIGDDIDAVCKHASSKYGLPVIPVHSPGFAGSKNLGNKLAGNALLDHVIGTHEPDDVGPTDVVILGEFNLSGEFWMVKPLLDRLGIRVRTCVPGDARYLDVAAAHTANVTMVVCSTALIGLARRMEERWGIPYFEGSFYGITDTSESLRRLAAMLVERGAPADLIERTEALIAAEEARAWARLEPFRDRLAGKRVLLNTGGVKSWSIVAALMELGMEFVGTSVKKSTVEDKMRVQILMREEAHAFEGMAPRDLYAQLKSGGADIMLSGGRTQFIALKARVPWLDINQERIHPYAGYDGTVELVRQIAISLGNPVWDEVRTPAPWDNEGRLTDRHVSHFTMDDDSDAADPTFAARHRRKFANSRVDNTDPEYLAHHRKKFAGRDADDIGDD
- the nifN gene encoding nitrogenase iron-molybdenum cofactor biosynthesis protein NifN, translating into MTDAPSKLTTVAKAAAVNPLKSSQPLGAALAFLGVDNAMPLFHGTQGCTSFALVLIGRHYKEVIPIQTTAMDEVSTILGGADHLEEALLNLKKRTNPSLIGVCTTALVETRGEDFAGDLKLIAERRGDVLAGTEIVLAHTPDFAGSIEEGWAKAVTAIIEGVVPQGAPARVAPERINILPGSHLTVADLEAIRDTVEAFGLEPTILPDISGSLDGKVAERWVPTANGGTAVEDIRTMGGAVHTIAIGEHMRGPAEVLKARTGVPYTLFDTLTGLVATDRFVALLAEISGRPVPARVRRARAQLEDALLDGHFHFGGKRVAIAAEPDLLYAMARFFAGLGAEVACAVSSTGSSPILEAVPAAEVVVGDLDDFETRAEGCDLLVTHSHGRQASERLNIPLMRVGFPIFDRLGAQHRHTALYEGTRDLVFEVANIVQAHHVPPTPAELDPFRDHGDTHVGRPQTAAH